One segment of Triticum aestivum cultivar Chinese Spring chromosome 2A, IWGSC CS RefSeq v2.1, whole genome shotgun sequence DNA contains the following:
- the LOC123186269 gene encoding uncharacterized protein, whose product MLALPIIGNTETCQLLATLCERGKTTRSQPNNCQYLTQCQTLALPIFGSKPIMLQVCQVPSPCQLRASSSKRTNAPPVARRSQERQRNMCNVITIPSVAWLRRAVRRWRARRSTSATVPSGHAAVCAEGARFMVRLAHLSHPAFLELLRQAEEEYGFPSGASGPVALPCDEHRLRDVLRRVSSSSHSEEPRRSTFCRRGRCCRRWPSRERARRGIEGSGDRAHPVSAARNGSSW is encoded by the coding sequence ATGTTGGCACTGCCTATTATTGGCAATACCGAGACTTGCCAACTGTTAGCAACTTTATGTGAGAGAGGCAAAACAACTCGTAGCCAACCAAATAATTGCCAATATTTGACACAATGCCAAACATTGGCATTGCCAATTTTTGgcagcaaaccaattatgctccaAGTCTGCCAAGTGCCGAGTCCCTGCCAGCTGAGAGCTAGCAGCAGCAAGCGAACCAACGCACCCCCGGTCGCTCGCCGGAGCCAAGAAAGGCAACGCAACATGTGCAACGTCATCACGATCCCGTCGGTAGCGTGGCTGCGCCGCGCCGTGCGCCGGTGGCGGGCCCGCCGCTCCACCTCCGCTACGGTTCCGTCGGGGCACGCCGCGGTCTGCGCGGAGGGCGCGCGGTTCATGGTGCGGCTGGCGCACCTGAGCCACCCGGCTTTCCTGGAGCTgctccggcaggcggaggaggagtACGGCTTCCCGTCCGGCGCCTCCGGCCCCGTCGCGCTCCCCTGCGACGAGCACCGCCTCCGCGACGTCCTCCGCCGCGTCTCTTCGTCGTCCCACTCCGAGGAGCCCCGCCGCTCCACCTTCTGCCGCCGCGGCCGCTGCTGCAGGAGATGGCCTTCCCGTGAGCGCGCGCGCCGCGGCATCGAAGGATCTGGCGACAGAGCACACCCAGTTTCTGCCGCGCGCAACGGCAGCAGCTGGTGA